A stretch of the Archangium violaceum genome encodes the following:
- a CDS encoding ThiF family adenylyltransferase, translated as MTFAEGTVDTAVGSRRYRLVWPPEFPLRPPVTWELSADGAEVIDHRAHGYTFQDLSLCLFAHDPRRGWRPEYTAAEALDRLVTYLEQEARGEFPRIEDIPLTMHSIRVSVPLSIAAALRQGGGWGMLMALGREDGRLLRVMSVDGTSPSPLITRPLEADLEAPWVAALGLNHPLQGLWCRINKTVDQLPSSRHRLEGWIRQQLPNELARQLFMEQALILLVLNDGLRFVVMRTGTSPDTNPEERLIYVKPFEENLEERIFRRVDDRLGGSRGLQSAQVAIVGVGSLGSSVAVALAKAGVGRFVLLDPEFLDPENVARHVGGVDEICLPKVEVVSRAIRRINPAAEVVQVQAALSLDPVGWGKDPTQHLIEVTHNPLGIVVCATATTEAESVVNHLCVTRACPGIFAAVLGRAEHGRVFRVLPGVTPCYQCVLNAQHAEPGRFPRFDRVDMGVPAYQQPGLPGLGMDVEQVALLTARMTLQSLGERIDGGLDYPKAHGDHLIWSNHGGWAVDGPLQARVERIPRDRACPVCGVGDELPLASEEEKELAALQVNRLKRS; from the coding sequence GTGACCTTCGCCGAAGGCACGGTCGATACCGCAGTCGGATCTCGGCGATACCGGCTCGTATGGCCGCCGGAGTTTCCCTTGCGCCCGCCTGTTACCTGGGAGTTGTCGGCCGATGGCGCAGAAGTGATCGACCATCGCGCCCATGGGTACACGTTCCAGGATCTGAGTCTGTGTTTGTTCGCGCATGACCCTCGACGGGGATGGCGACCAGAGTACACAGCGGCAGAGGCACTCGATCGGCTCGTGACGTACCTGGAGCAGGAGGCTCGCGGCGAGTTCCCTCGAATCGAGGACATTCCCCTGACGATGCACTCCATCCGGGTCTCCGTGCCGCTGAGCATCGCGGCGGCGCTGCGTCAGGGGGGCGGATGGGGAATGTTGATGGCACTTGGTAGGGAGGACGGGCGACTCCTGCGCGTGATGAGCGTGGATGGAACCTCGCCCTCGCCGCTCATCACCAGACCTCTTGAGGCCGACCTGGAGGCGCCGTGGGTCGCCGCGCTGGGGTTGAACCATCCGCTGCAGGGCTTGTGGTGCAGGATCAACAAGACCGTGGATCAGCTCCCTTCGTCGCGGCACAGGCTCGAAGGGTGGATTCGGCAGCAGCTCCCGAACGAACTAGCACGACAGTTGTTCATGGAGCAGGCATTGATCCTGCTGGTGTTGAACGATGGGTTGAGATTCGTCGTCATGAGGACCGGAACCTCTCCGGACACGAACCCTGAAGAGAGGTTGATCTATGTAAAACCCTTCGAAGAGAACCTCGAGGAGCGCATATTCCGGCGCGTTGACGATCGCCTGGGGGGCAGCAGGGGGCTCCAGAGCGCGCAGGTCGCGATCGTTGGGGTAGGCAGCCTTGGCAGCAGTGTAGCGGTCGCGCTTGCGAAGGCCGGCGTGGGGAGGTTCGTGCTCCTCGACCCGGAGTTCCTCGACCCAGAGAACGTGGCGCGGCATGTGGGCGGCGTGGACGAGATCTGTTTGCCCAAGGTGGAGGTCGTGAGCAGAGCGATCCGTCGGATCAACCCCGCCGCGGAAGTGGTCCAGGTGCAAGCAGCGCTCTCGTTGGATCCTGTCGGCTGGGGCAAGGACCCGACGCAGCACCTCATCGAGGTGACACATAACCCGCTGGGCATCGTCGTCTGCGCCACCGCCACGACCGAGGCGGAGAGCGTGGTCAACCATCTGTGTGTGACCCGCGCATGCCCCGGGATCTTCGCCGCCGTATTGGGACGCGCGGAGCACGGGCGGGTATTCAGGGTCCTGCCGGGGGTAACGCCCTGCTATCAGTGTGTGCTGAACGCTCAACACGCGGAGCCCGGCCGATTTCCTCGCTTCGACCGCGTTGACATGGGCGTCCCCGCCTATCAGCAACCAGGACTCCCCGGGCTCGGAATGGACGTTGAGCAAGTCGCGCTGCTCACCGCGCGGATGACGTTGCAGTCTCTCGGAGAGCGGATCGATGGTGGGCTCGATTATCCGAAGGCTCACGGGGACCACCTGATCTGGTCCAATCACGGAGGATGGGCAGTCGATGGTCCGCTTCAGGCGAGGGTGGAGCGCATCCCACGAGATCGCGCATGCCCCGTATGTGGGGTTGGGGATGAACTTCCCCTGGCCTCGGAGGAGGAGAAAGAATTGGCTGCTCTGCAAGTGAACCGTTTGAAGAGGTCTTGA
- a CDS encoding protein kinase domain-containing protein: MPAQHHSLGEPAHEAERQAIRLIVEGLPEDYTVYSNAWLVERTGVVHELDVVVVAPHGLYVVELKAYRGVVRGTDHDWDVPQGPIRSPLKKNRHTTQVLANELKRLSAEAARRWVEHFVFLSHASAVQVEGPASRGRIHTRHTLLEALQDERGFHDRCPRGVSPEVDEHTRRTVHTLLSQQDPAQRPTTRIRGWRIESTLEATERWVDHMALNELAQTRAVLRVYALSPLATDAERNHLVERMRWEAQVLHRVGQHRAILRAEPFFEDDAGRLCLPLEDFQGVTLPTWLAHHRKQLSGREGLKALAHLWDEVADAVAHAHGQGVVHRLLRPEVVLLEDKAPDAQVRLTGFDLAKQLQSGRTVHITSLQDERMRFAAPEVTQSFTNATVHSDQWGLGFLLGWFLTGRALFESTAERIRRGGPVLSVAMHNALVPRSLDEAVGRMLSLRPADRFSSLKEAREAVAAAVDPSRRAGRRPESPQVDPDDLPEDYRLGADYEIKNKLGEGGLATVYAALHLVSGQMRALKVARNTAEAEEALMAEWRVLEQLDHKNIVRVKDPSNALVPGRRTLVMDRVKGASLSKWLAAHPSPDRDSQRRFAEDLFAALEYLESRGITHKDLKPDNLVVGEAGLTVIDFSLAGHQPDDILVGSVLWRDPTLKAWDAAADRYAAALVLHQLFTGRHPFDGRVPSPDELPHIEPDDFDSPGLARFFQKALSPERRQRFASAREMREFFREALGERERSPRSGLPLLSVDASNEPEAPLGASRLSGTAVAVLARAGVRTKGELVALQPQQLSTISGLGKKRREEVLAFREELLSRGIQPSAQQSVRRVLLPEAEGDEAELSVLQLPSPLEGALVSAGFRSVGRLAGATREDLTAVSGVGSGKLAQVVEALELYVNRRVGPGSEGPRRPSVEKVWAEARRRLEGREEAVLAATFGFHGPPAQRQQDVAEQLELSQPEVSRTLNNALVKVDREALEELRESLHAELDAAAGVMKLDELVERLHEAWVPSPRLETAGLVRLIQRMHETRLHRMPLPEEPEQEVLFLAPLEEKTLRSFVETALRLAGWDDGEPTEPGAARRTLRGVLPEYLGDFLRLAVYLVPSLRLTADGELFQSPLEGSQVLRHVLRRARLPLKVDELYRQMEVTFGEHGWNPPTREALPEVLAQVLPDYRVVGDEVVPASVRVEPEKSPTKDPLPSDFLVSQRTYSEVVAERLREAAKGRGYRLVVAPPACHVEVADSLKRTLGENAVLVSFEKELLQRMEPDFGAFERAERFLAQRPKLKKEAEALLDALLAEHGRPGKVVVLGDTGILGVCGVEKDVPRRLYDRVTERDLGFWVLVIPGVVSERQPLFNEKTPVLNLQVLPVDAPLDAEARD, encoded by the coding sequence ATGCCCGCTCAACACCATTCGCTGGGCGAACCCGCCCATGAGGCCGAACGTCAGGCCATCCGGCTCATCGTCGAGGGTCTGCCGGAGGACTACACCGTCTATTCCAACGCCTGGCTCGTGGAGCGCACCGGCGTGGTGCACGAGCTGGACGTGGTGGTGGTGGCCCCTCATGGCCTCTATGTCGTGGAGCTCAAGGCGTACCGCGGCGTGGTGCGCGGCACGGACCACGACTGGGACGTCCCCCAGGGCCCCATCCGTAGCCCGCTGAAGAAGAACCGGCACACCACCCAGGTGCTCGCCAACGAGCTCAAGCGCCTCTCCGCCGAGGCCGCGCGCCGTTGGGTGGAGCACTTCGTCTTCCTCTCTCACGCCTCGGCCGTCCAGGTGGAGGGCCCCGCCAGCCGCGGTCGCATCCACACGCGCCACACCCTCCTCGAGGCGCTTCAGGACGAGCGCGGCTTCCACGACCGCTGCCCTCGCGGCGTCTCCCCCGAGGTGGATGAGCATACCCGGCGCACCGTCCACACGCTCCTCTCCCAACAGGATCCGGCCCAGCGCCCCACGACGCGCATCCGCGGCTGGCGGATTGAATCCACGCTCGAAGCCACCGAGCGCTGGGTGGACCACATGGCGCTCAACGAGCTGGCCCAGACCCGGGCCGTTCTGCGCGTCTATGCCCTCTCGCCCCTGGCCACCGACGCCGAGCGCAACCACCTGGTGGAGCGGATGCGCTGGGAGGCCCAGGTCCTCCACCGGGTAGGACAGCACCGCGCCATCCTCCGCGCCGAGCCCTTCTTCGAGGATGACGCGGGCAGGCTCTGCCTGCCGCTCGAAGATTTCCAGGGCGTGACGCTGCCCACCTGGCTCGCCCACCACCGCAAGCAACTCTCCGGGCGCGAGGGGCTCAAGGCGCTGGCGCACCTGTGGGACGAGGTGGCCGACGCCGTGGCTCATGCCCATGGCCAGGGCGTGGTGCACCGGCTGCTGCGGCCCGAGGTGGTGCTGTTGGAGGACAAGGCCCCCGACGCCCAGGTGCGCCTGACGGGATTCGATCTCGCCAAGCAGCTCCAGAGCGGTCGCACCGTGCACATCACCTCTCTGCAGGACGAGCGCATGCGCTTTGCCGCACCCGAGGTGACGCAGAGCTTCACCAACGCCACGGTGCACTCGGACCAGTGGGGGCTGGGCTTCCTGCTGGGCTGGTTTCTCACCGGCCGTGCCCTCTTCGAGTCCACCGCGGAGCGCATCCGCCGGGGCGGACCGGTGCTCAGCGTGGCCATGCACAACGCCCTGGTGCCGCGCTCGCTCGACGAGGCGGTGGGGCGCATGCTCTCACTGCGCCCGGCGGACCGCTTCTCCTCGCTGAAGGAGGCTCGCGAGGCCGTGGCCGCCGCCGTGGACCCCTCGCGCCGCGCGGGTCGTCGGCCCGAGAGCCCTCAGGTGGACCCGGACGACCTGCCCGAGGACTATCGTCTTGGCGCGGACTACGAAATCAAGAATAAGCTCGGAGAGGGGGGGCTGGCCACCGTCTACGCCGCCCTGCACCTGGTGAGCGGGCAGATGCGGGCCCTCAAGGTGGCGCGCAACACCGCCGAGGCCGAGGAGGCGCTCATGGCCGAGTGGCGCGTCCTGGAGCAGCTCGACCACAAGAACATCGTCCGGGTGAAGGACCCGAGCAACGCGCTGGTGCCGGGGCGCCGCACCCTGGTGATGGACCGAGTCAAGGGTGCGTCCCTCTCGAAGTGGCTTGCCGCGCACCCCAGCCCGGACCGCGACTCGCAGCGACGCTTCGCCGAGGACCTCTTCGCCGCCCTCGAGTACCTGGAATCCCGCGGCATCACCCACAAGGACCTCAAGCCGGACAACCTCGTGGTGGGTGAAGCGGGGCTCACCGTCATCGACTTCTCGCTCGCCGGCCACCAGCCGGACGACATCCTCGTGGGCTCCGTCCTCTGGAGGGATCCCACCCTCAAGGCGTGGGATGCCGCGGCCGACCGCTACGCCGCCGCGCTCGTCCTCCACCAGCTCTTCACGGGCCGCCACCCCTTCGACGGGCGCGTGCCCTCGCCGGACGAGCTGCCCCACATCGAACCGGACGACTTCGATTCGCCCGGCCTCGCCCGCTTCTTCCAGAAGGCGCTGAGCCCGGAGCGCCGGCAGCGCTTCGCCTCGGCGCGCGAGATGCGCGAGTTCTTCCGCGAGGCACTGGGCGAACGTGAGCGCTCCCCCCGCTCGGGTCTGCCCTTGCTGTCAGTGGATGCCTCCAACGAGCCGGAGGCCCCGCTGGGGGCGAGCCGGCTGTCCGGCACCGCAGTGGCCGTGCTTGCCCGGGCGGGAGTTCGGACCAAGGGCGAGCTGGTGGCGTTGCAACCCCAGCAGCTTTCGACCATCAGCGGGCTCGGCAAGAAGCGGCGCGAGGAGGTGCTCGCCTTCCGCGAGGAGCTGCTGAGCCGCGGCATCCAGCCCTCCGCACAGCAGAGCGTGCGCCGCGTCCTGCTTCCCGAGGCGGAAGGAGACGAGGCCGAGCTGTCCGTCCTCCAGCTCCCCTCGCCTTTGGAGGGCGCGCTGGTGTCCGCTGGCTTCCGCTCCGTGGGCCGACTGGCTGGGGCCACTCGCGAGGACCTCACCGCCGTGTCCGGCGTGGGTTCCGGGAAGCTGGCGCAGGTGGTGGAGGCGCTGGAGCTGTATGTGAACCGGCGCGTGGGGCCGGGGAGCGAGGGCCCGCGCCGCCCCTCCGTGGAAAAGGTGTGGGCAGAGGCCCGCCGGCGTCTGGAGGGGCGCGAGGAGGCTGTGCTGGCCGCCACCTTCGGGTTCCACGGACCGCCCGCGCAGCGCCAACAGGACGTCGCCGAGCAGCTCGAGCTGTCTCAGCCCGAGGTGAGCCGCACCCTCAACAACGCTCTCGTCAAGGTGGACCGCGAGGCGCTGGAGGAACTGCGCGAGAGCCTCCATGCGGAGTTGGACGCGGCCGCGGGCGTGATGAAGCTGGACGAGTTGGTGGAGCGGCTGCACGAGGCATGGGTGCCCTCGCCTCGGCTGGAGACTGCGGGGCTGGTGCGGCTCATCCAGCGGATGCACGAGACGCGGCTGCACCGCATGCCGTTGCCCGAGGAGCCCGAGCAAGAGGTCCTCTTCCTTGCACCGCTGGAGGAGAAGACGCTCCGTTCCTTCGTCGAGACGGCGCTGCGGCTGGCCGGGTGGGACGATGGCGAGCCCACCGAGCCGGGCGCGGCCCGTCGCACCTTGCGCGGGGTGCTGCCCGAGTACCTGGGTGACTTCCTGCGGCTGGCCGTGTACCTGGTGCCCTCACTGCGGCTGACCGCGGACGGGGAGCTGTTCCAGTCTCCCCTGGAGGGCTCGCAGGTGCTGCGCCACGTGCTGCGCCGCGCCCGGCTGCCGCTGAAGGTGGACGAGCTGTACCGGCAGATGGAGGTCACCTTCGGCGAGCACGGCTGGAACCCCCCAACGCGCGAGGCTCTGCCCGAAGTGCTGGCGCAGGTGCTGCCTGACTACCGGGTGGTAGGTGACGAGGTGGTGCCCGCCAGCGTTCGCGTGGAGCCGGAGAAGTCCCCCACGAAGGACCCGCTGCCCTCGGACTTCCTCGTCTCGCAGCGCACCTACAGTGAGGTGGTAGCGGAGCGGCTGCGCGAGGCGGCGAAGGGGCGCGGTTACCGGCTCGTCGTCGCGCCGCCAGCGTGCCACGTCGAGGTGGCCGACAGCCTCAAGCGCACCCTCGGCGAGAATGCCGTCCTCGTCAGCTTCGAGAAGGAGTTGCTCCAGCGGATGGAGCCCGACTTCGGCGCCTTCGAGCGGGCCGAGCGCTTCCTTGCGCAGCGGCCGAAGCTGAAGAAGGAGGCGGAGGCGCTGCTGGACGCGCTGCTTGCCGAGCACGGCCGCCCGGGGAAGGTGGTGGTGCTCGGGGACACCGGCATCCTCGGCGTGTGCGGCGTGGAGAAGGACGTGCCGCGGCGGCTGTACGACCGCGTGACGGAGCGCGATCTGGGCTTCTGGGTGTTGGTCATTCCCGGCGTGGTGAGCGAGCGGCAGCCGCTCTTCAACGAGAAGACGCCCGTTCTCAATCTGCAGGTACTTCCCGTGGATGCACCGCTGGACGCGGAGGCGAGGGACTGA